The region ATGTCATGAGTTGGTAGTAAAACACCGCCACCCAGTACGCCAGTCCAGTCGTCCAGGCTCCTACAAAGGCTGTCCAGCCCAGATTGGTTTCGCGGTAGACGGCTGCTGTGGCGGAAACACAGGGAAAATAGAGCAGGACGAATAGGAGGAAGGCGATCGCGGCGGTGGTACTGCCAAAGCGCGTTGCCATTTGTCCAAAGGTCGTGTAGTGAACTTCTTGCGCTTCTGCCGCTGCTTTCTGGTCGCCCGTATCGTTTAGAATCCTGACTCCAAGGGGATCAAGGGCTTGATCAGCTAGCTTTGATAAGTTGGTAGGAATGCTGGTAAACGCCTCCCCAATGCCGCCCCAAAAATCAAAGGCTTCTGGGGGTTCGTCGCCAGTTCCGGCAGCATCTTGAGCCAGTTGGGTATAGAGCGAGTCCATCGTGCCGACCATCACTTCCTTAGCAAACACTCCAGTCATTAAACCAACGGTTGCGGGCCAGTTGTCCTGTTGAATCCCCATTGGCGTGAACACAGGCGTAATCGTGCGGCTGAAGGCACTCAGAATCGAATCTTGACTGTCCTTTTTGCCGAAAGAACCATCTACCCCGACCGAGTTCATCAGCCCTAGAATCACCACCATCACCACGATCATCCGACCAGCTTTGGTAATGAATGCCTTCAGCCGATCCCAGGCACGAATCAACACCCCTCTAACCGTGGGAATGTGGTAAGGCGGCAGTTCCATCACAAATGGGGCAGTGTCTCCCCGGAACAGGGTTTTCTTCATCACCAGCCCAGTAAATACGGCAGCAATGATGCCTAAAACGTAGAGCAGAAAGACGATATTTTGACCATTTGTGGGGAAAAAGGCAGCGCAGAACAAGGCATACACGGGTAGACGGGCACCGCAGGACATAAACGGATTCATTAGGATCGTCATCAGGCGATCGCGCCGATTTTCCAGCGTTCGGGTGGCCATAATGCCAGGAATGTTACAACCAAACCCGACCATCATCGGCACAAAAGATTTGCCAGGCAGCCCGACAAACCGCATCAACCGATCCATCACAAACGCCGCCCGTGCCAGATAGCCCGAATCTTCCAGGATGGCGAGAGAAATAAACAATAGACCAATCTGAGGAATAAAGGTAGACGTGGTTTGAATCCCGCCCCCAACACCATCTGCCAATAACCCAATCAACCATCCGGGCGCATTCATCTGTTGGAGCAAATGGGCAGTTCCACTGACGAAAATAGTGCCTACGCCAATGTCGAAGAAATCAATAAACGCACCCCCCAAATTGATGGCAACCAGAAACATGAGATACATCACCACTAGAAAAATGGGAATTCCCAGCCACCGATTGAGTACTACCTGATCGATGCGATCGGATACCGTTTGCTTCACCAAATGGGTTCGTTCGGCAACCCCCTGAATGATATGCCGAATCCAGGTGTAGCGGCTGTCCGCAATCAATAGATCCGTATCTTCTCCCAGGGTTTGATGGATGCGGTGACGGTGCTCAGCAATCTGTCGTAGGGTGTCCTGTCCCAGGTTCGGCAGGTAGCGATCGTCGTACTGCAACAGGTTCAATGCAAACCAGCGCATCTGGGCAGGGTTAGCGATCGCTGATGTTTGCAATACCGGGATTAAATCCGCCAGTGCCTCTTCGATCACGGGGGGATAGGCCACGTAGGTCTGGGGAATTGCAGGGTGCATCAACGCCTGCTGGATCAAGTCCTTGAGTTGGGATACCCCTGTTCCTTTATGGGCACAGAGAGGAACGACCGGACAGCCCAGGCGCTCAGATAACAGGTGGGGATCAATGCGAATTTCTCGCTTTTCTGCCAGATCCATCATGTTGAGGGCGATCATCATGGGCACCCCCATCTCTAGAATCTGAGTCGTGAGATAGAGATTACGCTCCAGGTTAGAAGCATCCACGATGTTAATGATGACATCTGCCTCGCCGGATAGCAGATAATCCCGCGCTACCAGTTCATCCAGCCCCGTCGTCGTATCTTCGGCATCCACCGAATAGACACCGGGTAAATCCACCACAGTGATAATTTGCCCCTGGTAGCGATAGTTGCCTTCCTTACGCTCAACCGTGACCCCAGGCCAGTTGCCGACGCGCTGATGCGCTCCCGTTAATGCATTAAACAGAGTTGTCTTACCACAGTTGGGGTTGCCGACTAATGCGATCACGGCTTGTGTCATGACTCTCCTCTTGTAACAGGCTCAACTATCAGAGCATCGGCTTCATCTTTTCGCAGGCTCAGGTGAAAGTTGCGCACTTGAATTTCAGTCGGGTCACCCAAGGGAGCATGGCGCATCACGCGCAATTCTGTACCGGGCGTCAAGCCCATTGCCAGGAGCTTGCGCTTATAGTCTCGCATAGTCGGTTTATAGCCAATCACTCTTAACACTGAACCGATCGCCGCATCTCGCAGTTTGACAGGGGAAGTATCGGGGGTAGTTTGCATGGTTTCCAGGGTTCTCGTCGGACTCGGTTGAGGATGCTCTCTGTATTGGTCTGCATCACATTGGTCTGCATCTGTGACCTGAATCCGTCGTGCCACCTCTGCCCCCAAGCCCAAGCGCTGATCTTGCAGGGACACAATCACCGACCCAGGAGACACACGACTAATCACCTCTAGCACTGCACCGGGGAGCAGTCCCATGCCCATCAAGCGGTTATTGGATTCACCACAGTTTAAGGACAGAATGCGGACGCGATCGCCCACCTGCGCCATTGCCAGTGAGGTCATGGGTAACTGAGCCGCAGAGCCATTACCCTGCTCAGGGAAGTTGTCCCCATGCCTACCCTCGCCATCAGGATGAGGAGACTCGCCCATATAGATAAACGGCTGCCAATGGTTGGACTTAGCATTTGCTGAACCATTACTCATGGAAATTATTGATTATATTTCTCATTAACTGCATTCAGCTTAAGCCTCGAACTCGGATAAGGTAGATAGCTTTTACAAATTCTTAAGCCCTTTTGTAGATCAAACTATCTGTTCATAGGCTCACTCAAAGATAGTATTTCAGTGATTTTCCAGGTTAATGGCCGAGAAGCAAGACCTATCTTTGAGGCGCTCAAGCAACACAAGATGAGACAGAGAGTCAACGAAATTCAGCAGGTTTTAGCAATGGTATCCTGGGTAGAATAGATAAGAATAGTTCTTATTAAAAGAGAGTGGAAAACAAGAGTAGGAAAACAATGTCAACCAAGTGCGCTACCTTTCATCATCGCTTTTTCGGCTGTAATTGCAGAATGCAGCTATAGTCGTCGTTTGACTGAATCAGCGATCAAGATCGCGCCTCACTCTGGAAAGAAAAACTCTGCTGAGTCCTCATCCGCAGGCGCATGGTTGCGATAGTATGCCTCTTTTTTTCAGGATTGTCTTTTTTTCAGGATTGTGTAGATGCTGTCTTCAGAAGCCGTCCTAATGTGCTTTCGTAAGGCTATGGTACAAATCGCTTCCGCAGTCAAATAAAATAAATTCTATCTGTAGGGATGCTTGATGGAACATCCCTACAGAGATCTTGTTAATCAACTCCTGGCTAAACGAATGCAAAGTTATCGATTGTCAACTGTGGTGCACCAATGATTTGTGTCAATGCACCGCCTGTACCAAATCCAGGTATAGCTCCATCATTGTTGAAGAATAAAGTGCCACTGGATTGGCTATAGATGAGCGATCGCGTACTGCCCCGTGCCAGGTTATCATTTGCAACAAAGTCAACTGAATCAGCCGTGAGTGGTCCAAAGCTAGTTTGGCTGAGTACTAATTTGTCATCTCGATCAAAGTCATAAATTTGGTCGAAGCCAAAGTCAGCCGCTTGATAGGGACGAATGGATTGGAAAACGAAAGAATTCGCGCCGCTCCCACCATATAGCAAGTCATCACCGGGTCCACCAATCAAGGTGTCATTGCCACCCTCGCCATAGATAATGTCGTTCCCCAAATTGCCACTCAGAATATCGTTGCCATTACCGCCAAAGATTTGATCATCACCTGGTTGAGCTGGATCGGCAACAAGCGCGATTGCAAATCCATTAAGGGTTTGGCTACCACTCCCAATTACACCCATACGAGTACTTTGACCAGTCATCAAATCAACTTGATACAGAGTTGAACCATCTAGCAAAATTGCAATGTTGGTATCCCCTGTAGGGCTGGTGAGAATATCAAAATTGGCGTTGTCTTGGACATCAAACCCTAAAGACCCAATGGTTCTAAGAGTACCTGCATTGGGTGAATCGAAACTGACTAATGTATTGAGTCTTGAATCGATACCAAATAATGTCGTTGTTGTAGCTCCAGCGATATTGTTACTGTATGCTACAGCGACAATATTAGGATTTTGCCCAGCATTCACATCATTTGTCAGATATGCTAGTGTGCCATCTGGCTGGACACCTGGCAAGTTTGCATTGTTGTCGGCAACTGCTCCCGTATCCACGTTGATGCGGAAGTTGAGATCGCCACCATTTACTAACCGTAGGCGATCAGGTACAGGGTTGAAGTCAACACCCACACCGACTAGTGAATCCCCTGGATTAAAGAAGGGTGTATTCAATGCACTGACCTCAGTTGCCGTAGCCGTGAGGTAATCCAGAGTATACAGACGATTGTTACTACCCACACCATACAGCAAGTTATTGGCAGGGCGGCGATCAATCCCAGTTAAACTTACACCCGTTGGCAACCCAGTAATTTGCAACACTTGTGGTTGAGCCAGTTGGGCGGGGTCAATCGACAACAGGGTGTTATTGCTACCCAACGCATAAAACTTCAGGAAGGCATCGCCATCAATGCTGTCATTCCCATCACCACCATACAAAATATCATTACCGCCTTCACCCAGGATTGCGTCATTACCACTGCCACCGTCTAACAGGTCATCGCCACTGCCACCCCGTAAATTGTCATTACCGCTGCCGCCTAATAGAGTGTCTCTGCCAGTGGAGCCGTCGAGAATGTCGTCACCTTCTCCACCCTGTAATAAGTCGTTGCCATCACCGCCGTCTAATATATCTACTCCATTGCCGCCCCGGAGCGTATCGTTGCCATCACCGCCTTGCAGAATATCATTGCCATTGCCACCATCAAGTTCATCATCGCCAGCTTCACCTTGAATGACATCATTGCCATCTCTACCAAAAACGCGATCGCGCCCATCTCCCGCCTGGATGATGTCATTTCCGGTACCGCCATCGACAAAATCATTGCCGCCACCCGTTCGGATTAGATCGTTACCATCACCACCAAACACCTGATCATTGCCACCGGAGGTATTAGGATCAGGCGTAATTTGCACGACTAACCCTCGCAGATTCAGATTGCCATCGCCAATTTGCCCAATATTGGTTGCTTTACCTGTCTGCAAGTCAACACTATAGAGTGTGGAGTTTGCCACAAATACAGCGGTTTGCACTCCATTTGGCAATGTGGTGATCTCAAATCCGGCGTCGTTAATATCTACGCCCAAAGCCCCAATAGTAGTTAAGATGCCGCCATTCGGAGAACCTGGATTAGTGGGAAAATTGATTGCACCTTGAACCGCCAGCACATCCCGATTCGCATCCAAGACATACAGAGTGTTTGCACGGGTTGGATCGGGTGAGGGTGGGAAGTTATTCGTATATGCGGCTCCCACAATATTTGGGATTTGTCCGGCATTTGGGTCATTTAGGGCAAAAGCAACGGGAGTATCATCATTGACAGCTCCAGTATCGACATTGATGCGCAGATTTCGTTGATTGGTAATGATGCGGAGGCGATCTGGCGAGGGGTTGAAATCAAAGCCGGTAATCACCTCTCCCTGATTCAATGGAACATTCAGAGTACTAACTAGGCTCGCTTGTCCTGTGAAACCATTAATGCGGTAAAGCTGATTCGTTGTGGTTAACCCATAGATCTGGTTATCTGCAGTGCGAACATCAATGCCAATCAAGCTGCCGGTCACTCCCACAACGGGAATGCTTTGAACATTGCTGGGTGTATTTGGATCAAAGCTGATCAGCGTGTTGCGATCGCTCAATGCCAGAATCCGAAAAGCGGAATCACTATCAATCACATCATCACCAGCACCTCCATCAAGATAGTCATCACCTGCTTCACCCAACAACGCATCATTGCCATTGCCGCCAAAAATGGTGTCGTTACCGCCGCCGCCCCGTGCGGCATCGTT is a window of Leptolyngbyaceae cyanobacterium JSC-12 DNA encoding:
- a CDS encoding ferrous iron transporter FeoB (IMG reference gene:2510093919~PFAM: Ferrous iron transport protein B; Ferrous iron transport protein B C terminus; Nucleoside recognition~TIGRFAM: ferrous iron transporter FeoB; small GTP-binding protein domain); its protein translation is MTQAVIALVGNPNCGKTTLFNALTGAHQRVGNWPGVTVERKEGNYRYQGQIITVVDLPGVYSVDAEDTTTGLDELVARDYLLSGEADVIINIVDASNLERNLYLTTQILEMGVPMMIALNMMDLAEKREIRIDPHLLSERLGCPVVPLCAHKGTGVSQLKDLIQQALMHPAIPQTYVAYPPVIEEALADLIPVLQTSAIANPAQMRWFALNLLQYDDRYLPNLGQDTLRQIAEHRHRIHQTLGEDTDLLIADSRYTWIRHIIQGVAERTHLVKQTVSDRIDQVVLNRWLGIPIFLVVMYLMFLVAINLGGAFIDFFDIGVGTIFVSGTAHLLQQMNAPGWLIGLLADGVGGGIQTTSTFIPQIGLLFISLAILEDSGYLARAAFVMDRLMRFVGLPGKSFVPMMVGFGCNIPGIMATRTLENRRDRLMTILMNPFMSCGARLPVYALFCAAFFPTNGQNIVFLLYVLGIIAAVFTGLVMKKTLFRGDTAPFVMELPPYHIPTVRGVLIRAWDRLKAFITKAGRMIVVMVVILGLMNSVGVDGSFGKKDSQDSILSAFSRTITPVFTPMGIQQDNWPATVGLMTGVFAKEVMVGTMDSLYTQLAQDAAGTGDEPPEAFDFWGGIGEAFTSIPTNLSKLADQALDPLGVRILNDTGDQKAAAEAQEVHYTTFGQMATRFGSTTAAIAFLLFVLLYFPCVSATAAVYRETNLGWTAFVGAWTTGLAYWVAVFYYQLMTLNQHPASAIAWLVGLTLFMVAVLLGLKRFSKHRRIQPQSAIDQRVLASQ
- a CDS encoding Fe2+ transport system protein A (IMG reference gene:2510093920~PFAM: FeoA domain), coding for MSNGSANAKSNHWQPFIYMGESPHPDGEGRHGDNFPEQGNGSAAQLPMTSLAMAQVGDRVRILSLNCGESNNRLMGMGLLPGAVLEVISRVSPGSVIVSLQDQRLGLGAEVARRIQVTDADQCDADQYREHPQPSPTRTLETMQTTPDTSPVKLRDAAIGSVLRVIGYKPTMRDYKRKLLAMGLTPGTELRVMRHAPLGDPTEIQVRNFHLSLRKDEADALIVEPVTRGES
- a CDS encoding hemolysin-type calcium-binding repeat protein (IMG reference gene:2510093921~PFAM: Hemolysin-type calcium-binding repeat (2 copies)), translated to MATLFGTDANDTLRGTPQPDTLVGRAGNDTLIGGAGNDALFGNDGDDVVFAGEGNDFVDGGAGNDIIRGGDGLNALFGGNGNDLIDGGRDRDFISAGDGNDAARGGGGNDTIFGGNGNDALLGEAGDDYLDGGAGDDVIDSDSAFRILALSDRNTLISFDPNTPSNVQSIPVVGVTGSLIGIDVRTADNQIYGLTTTNQLYRINGFTGQASLVSTLNVPLNQGEVITGFDFNPSPDRLRIITNQRNLRINVDTGAVNDDTPVAFALNDPNAGQIPNIVGAAYTNNFPPSPDPTRANTLYVLDANRDVLAVQGAINFPTNPGSPNGGILTTIGALGVDINDAGFEITTLPNGVQTAVFVANSTLYSVDLQTGKATNIGQIGDGNLNLRGLVVQITPDPNTSGGNDQVFGGDGNDLIRTGGGNDFVDGGTGNDIIQAGDGRDRVFGRDGNDVIQGEAGDDELDGGNGNDILQGGDGNDTLRGGNGVDILDGGDGNDLLQGGEGDDILDGSTGRDTLLGGSGNDNLRGGSGDDLLDGGSGNDAILGEGGNDILYGGDGNDSIDGDAFLKFYALGSNNTLLSIDPAQLAQPQVLQITGLPTGVSLTGIDRRPANNLLYGVGSNNRLYTLDYLTATATEVSALNTPFFNPGDSLVGVGVDFNPVPDRLRLVNGGDLNFRINVDTGAVADNNANLPGVQPDGTLAYLTNDVNAGQNPNIVAVAYSNNIAGATTTTLFGIDSRLNTLVSFDSPNAGTLRTIGSLGFDVQDNANFDILTSPTGDTNIAILLDGSTLYQVDLMTGQSTRMGVIGSGSQTLNGFAIALVADPAQPGDDQIFGGNGNDILSGNLGNDIIYGEGGNDTLIGGPGDDLLYGGSGANSFVFQSIRPYQAADFGFDQIYDFDRDDKLVLSQTSFGPLTADSVDFVANDNLARGSTRSLIYSQSSGTLFFNNDGAIPGFGTGGALTQIIGAPQLTIDNFAFV